The Camelina sativa cultivar DH55 chromosome 18, Cs, whole genome shotgun sequence DNA window GATATTACAATAAAATAGCACCAAGTATTCAAATAGAGTACACATCTATTTCTCACTGCTAAAtttttactacaaaaaaaaaaacgagtttcATGATCTTCGATATTGACATTTATAATGTGCACCAAAAGAAATTTTAATAGATGAATGATAATAATTATGGTGTTAAGCCGTTAACGACATATTTAACATGAACTTTTAGTACTAATGTCTAACGGAAGTCAAGTTAACGATGTTAAGGAGACTACCATTCAAAAGCTCCAACCATATTCCATGGTGTGTCTATACCTCCCGTGATTCATTCGATTTAATCATTTATACATAACTTTAATATTTCTTGTTGATACATCAAATCATATCAATGGATCGTCGGTCCAATTTTTATTCCATTATAGGAAATATAACTTTGTCCATTTCAGTACTCTTCATTGGAAACTAGTTAATTTTCCTTACCATTGTGACCAACTcttccaaattttattatagTTCCCTGATTGATTAGCTGTAAACACTAAAGATTCTAATTAAACGACTAAATGTACATGCTGCTTAATTAGTGCTTCATTGACGGCATATATAATTTCTggtttatctattttttatataaagtttatgATTATCTCGTTTTGGGTTATGTCTTAATCTAAAGAGTATCAAAAATTAACACTTTCTTTCACACTAATTATACTATTTAACAATCAAACCCATGATACATAGACCACCAACTGCCATCAAATAATGTTAATATCATATAAACAACGCAATCTAAATTCTCAATCTATACACTGTAGTTGTTAGGATAAGCAAGCGTGGAAAACATTATGTACAAGGTCAATAATATGAGGGAATCATGGTATCACCATATGAGTTGGTTCATAATGCAAGGACTCATTGCGATGGAACTGATAAagtagggaaaaaaaaagagaaagagagatggtgaGGAGTTGGTAGTGGGTCAAGAATCAATGAAGAAAGGTATTGGCCATCAATTTCTCATAATCTATTAATCTAATCCACGCAATTTTCGTCACTCACTCAGTCACCCATTTACTTAACATTCCTTATTATGTTTAGTGGCTTTAGTGCTTAGACTCATACCTATACGGTCACGCCTTTTCACTTTATAGTCTCTCACACCACACACCATGTCCCCATcccataatttatatatatgtagaaatCAAGATAAAGAGAAGATTTATTAGTATTTTATCAGGATCATTGTCAAACATGGCAACTATTTAATCAAAGTTTCCACCACAAAACTCTTAATCCTTTTATATATTCATCCAATCATCAAAtttagaaacaagaagaaaaaacgtCATGtctaccaacaacaacaataatatgtatcatcattcatcaatctatataaaacattttgatttgATGCACCATCTTCGTAGCATGATGAGTTTTTAAATCTTATTTAGACCTACAACACAATCATACTTTCATAACGACGTACAAATAATTAGTAAGGTTTCATCTGCAAAGAAGACTGATCTCATCTTGAGCTATGATCTGCAAAGATCAAAATGATCAGATGATTTCATCTGCAAAGAAGACTGATCTCATCTACAAACGTATAAAATTCAATTTGTATGCATAGCttattaaaatactttttttcttttttcttttcttttgcactAACATTCTTAAAGACCACTCAGTCTAATGCTTCTAGAAATATTGCATCACATGATTTACCCTTTATATCgcaaaagtaacaaaattaatCTTCTATTTCTcgtttgacccaaaaaaaaaaacctttttctctttttaaatttttgattgcgTGTTTCATCTAAAATATGACGTTGGAAGTGATAGATCATAGATCTCTCACTGCATGTACGTCGTCCCGACTCATACCAGTCCATTCactcaaaactttaaaaaattcaacaatAGTACAATAGTATAATTAGTaacaagaacaccaaaaataatACTAACAAATCGACATATTGTTTTCCTCACTGCCTTTGTGACTTTGTGTTTTCTTAGAAACTCGCAAATCATTCGTTGTCTATTATTAACGCAAATCAAATTAAATCGACGAATGcaaaaataagttatatattaaacaaaaaaatttacgtGAAGTTTGTTCAAGCAGAACTTGGTTTACTAATTTTCTATTAGAGAACAAATGTGTTATATCGTAaggttataaatttaaaatgaaaaaaagaatcaatcGCAAGAAGTAACAGAGAGTCCAACCCGGAGATCGTTAGATGTTCCAGACACGTACATTCGGTGTGTCTCGATTTCTTCTCCCTTCCGGTAATTGGTGGCCGCAACGTCAGCAGCTGCCGCGTAATGGATGCCGTTGTTGACATCGTCTCCAGTAGAGAAAATGATCTCCCTGAGAATGGGTTCGTGTCCGTTTAGAAGATTTCCCATACTCAGCACCTTCCTCCATGACTGGTTCGCAGATGGGGGCGCGAACAAGTTAGACACCacttgtctctctctcaaattcaCTTCTTGTCTACTTACTTCCATCTCCTGTGTTCCAGTGACCAGATAGATACGTTACGTTAAATCATCCAATTATTACATTCCAATCAGAGAAACTCTCGATGGTTTAACAATGACTTACCGTCCTGCTTTTGTTCTCCTCATCATTTGAGTTCATTCCCATTGTTGGGGAATAAATGGTGTAGAAGTCGCTGAATATTACTTGAGCAAGTCGTGATGCGTCCAGGAACTTTCTGTGAATTGATGCCGCGACCGTTACCAACTTCTCCACGTTTTCAAAGACCACGCAGAGACGTTTCAGGTCTTTGACGGTTTTTCCTTTATCTGGAAGATTGTTGCCTGCATCCGAATATCTGTTATATAGAGACAAGAAGGCCCGGAAGGGAAAGATGTTCAAAGGGTTTGAATAATTAAAGGAGAAGCAAAAGTATTACGTTGTAGAGCCCCCAAAGTAGATTTGATGATGAGGTAGAGTTGCTCCAATTTAGAGGTCATTTGTCTCATGTTCCCGAAGTTTGTCAGGTTAAGAGTGTCGGCTGATCCTCTGAAGGCTGTGCAGACCATTTGCTCAAGAAGCTGATCAGGCCGCACTGTTTCCAGGTAATGAACAATCTGAGAAATTTGTCAAGATATTGAGGTCAAACCTAACTCTCGCAAGAGGTTATCAGCATGAGTAATCTCACAAAGACACATACCTTCTCTCCCTCTCGGTTCGGGTCTACGAGAGGCTTTTGATCATCAGCTTGCAAAGCGGGTGCATCGTTCCAACTTTTTCTCCACAAGTTTCCTTGATCAGACATCCGTTGAGAAAGACGACCACAAGGAGGCCATTTATCTTTCGAGCCTTCGGTGATGGGGCCTGCTGATGTTTCAGTGGTTTTAGGTTCAAAGCTTTCCCAATCTCCAGGTGAATGCCATCTGATAAAGTCCTCAAACACTGCTTCTGGGTTTGCCGCTTTGAATGCTGACATGTCTGCAATCATCTTTGTGAAATCAGGAAAATAAGGAGCAAGGGATGTATCACAAAATAATAAGCGCCTATTCTTCTCTTGCAATAGACTCAAGACTTAGAGAAGTGTAATGAACAGTTCTTCTCCGTTATCATCAACAGAGACAAAGTTTTAACCTCACCAGATAGTAAGATGTCTTTCTCCAGCTGGCCAGGAACGTTCTGAAATTCAAAGAGCAAAGAGTGTGTTcttcaataaacaatcaacaaaataaactaaaaaaaaagcgattaaacatatttattttcctttaatGTCTACATACAACACAAGAGCATACAGAAAAAAATCCATATATAGCTAGGCAATGCATCTTCACATTTGTTAAGAAACATTACGTCTACAAAAACATTCTTAGTAGATAACCAAACCATATTCACTTCTACTGGGAAAGAAGTTGAACTTACAAGGGAATCACCAAACGCTTCAACAGCTTGGAGTCTTTCTTCATGCATGTCTTCAGTCATAAGAGGTGGATCCTGTCATCACTCAGAAAATATGAGACTGTTACCAAAAAGATAGGAAACAGCCGAGTCAAGTAGAATACTAACCTGGGTAAATGGGGCATGGAGCCGCTGATGTGACTTCAGGAGCATCATAGTCCCCACTGGGCCAGCTGAGCCCCTTCTGAAGGTTGGGCTTTGGTTCTCAGAATTTGTGCGTTCAGTTTTCCTCTCAACTCTCGGTCGATTAGAAGTATCTTCTGCAATTGAACTGTATCCAAGGAGAAGGAATTTAAACACCCTTAGTCAAGATTTCCTCTCTACGAGACTTAACATTCAATCAAGAGCTATCATCATTTAAAAtggaaaatgaaagaaaagaagaaagagcacAAGTCCTTGTAATAATAGGCAATTAGGGTTTCATCTATTTGATAACAACGAGAACCTAAGAGCTCTCACTTGCTAAGTTCACCTGTCACGTTTCCTCTGCAGATCTGCTTCTGAGGATGTATTTCTTCTCCTGTCGACCTTGTGGTGTTCCTGAGAAGTCATTCAATGAAATGTTAACAACACAGGCGCTGCAGGAGTTAGGATATTCTACTGGATTTATTGAAGGATTTTGGAACTCCTAcaccttttatatatttccttttgtTGAACCTAAATGAAACACATATTGGCAACACATAACAACAAATGCACACAATACAGAAAAAATTAGCCAATCACCTCCATAGAAACAGAAGCGTCTGAACTGTCATCACTTCCTATACAGTCTAGGAACTCTTCATTCATTTCACGTTTTTTCTCGATGCAAATTGCAAGCTGATcaacatataaaaaattgttagtACAGTATTCTAAAAGTAATTTCGACATTTACGATAAAAGATATACAGTATAGAAGGATTACCAGGTGCAACTTCTGGTTGATCAAACAAGTGGACAAATCAATAGAACCGTCAAATGGCATTTTCGGCAACGGCTGTGTCTCTTCCCAACACCATCGAACTTCACGGACAAACTCTATCCAGAGGAAGGCAATGGCTAGAGATGGAAtgcagaaaagaaaagaaaaatacaacacATCTTATTAATTAGATAACTCCGTCACTGGCAATTACCAAATACGGCATAGTCTACTGTTACATACCACGGATATTGCAGTTGCCAAACCACAGTGAGTGCAAACAGAATTGTGTAAAAAGAGATTCAAGCGGTGCAGCCTTAAGAGCTCGAGAAAACTTGTGTTCGCCTTTAGTAAAATCTGGGAGTTTAGATCCTGCGAGATTACATTGAAAAAGGTGAAACAATACCGCATAGCTGGATTCTAACAAACGTTTGGAAGCTAAAGGGGTATATTTACAAATGCTATAGCagcaaattttaaaattcatgcaCCAAACTTTAGAAGATTTCTAAGTGAATAATACTACTACATGGACTTATATTATGGAACCAGCAATGATTAGCAATATTCAGTCGTGAAACAGAAACACAAGCATATATATGCGCTACCGTAAACATGGAGTGTATACATGcatatatgtttacatataatATAGTTGAAGTATACCCTCACGAAAGAGATCTTTAATCACCCGATCAAGAACTGACGGAGGAGGTATGACCACTGAGGTCTTTAAATTTTCAGAGCTTGGATTTTCCACTgcgataaattaaataaaaacattaaacaatggATATGTCCGGAAAAGCTAATGCTGTGAAATATTCTATGAACATAAGAGAAATTATCAAAGCTATAACTCAATCCCTTGCTAGTGGATTCTACATGTGTTTAAAACATGAGGAAATAATAAAAGCACACAAAATATCGGCAGACCTGACACAAAATCCTCCATAAACTGAGCTGTGAAGGACGTATCCAATGCTTCAACCAAGCAAAGTAGTTGGGAagcaaaatcaattcttttccCAAGTGAAGGATCACCCCTGTAAAgcaatatttgttataaaactGAAGGGAAATTATAATACACCACAAGGCCAAGCAAATTAGTTGGGAagcaaaatcaaatcttttccCATGTGAAGATCATCCTTGGTAAAGCAATATTTGTTTCAAACTGAAAGAGAAAAGTAATAAACCACAGACATGCAAACTACTATTCTGTCCAAGAATGAAAACTATGAGAAACATTTCTTACAGATATGGTGAGAGGATTGGGTGCATAATCCACTTCTCAGCATCATGGGGTGAAGCATTTTCAAGTTCAGCCATCTCAAGTGTGCTTTCTACAGTCCTGTCAGCCCATGTGACCACCAATTCAAAACCTATCCATATCAGCCACAAAATTAGATAATGAATTCCTTGAATCGCATATACCAACAGCAAAGACCGGCCTATGCTTGAAGAATGATACAAAACTGTCATCACACATCAATTATCACATTTTTGTATGTTGGAATAAGAGGTTTATAAATACTATCTACTAAATTAGATAACTGAGTAGTATAATCACGGAAAAATACACATTGTGTGTAGACTGTagtccaaaaaaattaaatgttactCTTCATAGGATGCACGGATATACCTCTAAGTGGATCTTCAGCAGAGTACCACTCACTCCAAGGACAGTCATCATCCCAGAGCACCTTGTTGCGTGACTCAGAACCATTGTTTTCCGCAGTGTCTGCTTTGTCACCCATAAGGTCATCCATATCATTTTCGTCATCCTCCTCGTCATATGGGAAGGTTTGGTATGTTAGCCTCATCATAAAATGGACTTTGAAATTATGCATTGAGAAGTCCACTCCTGAATAAACCTTCAAATAATAAACCGTCGTAGATAAATACAATATCTAGCAAAACAATTTAATCACATGATGGAACTAGCCACGTTGGACCGGATCTCAAGTCAATAATTTAAAATCGTCTCCTCTACTAATAGCAAGCTTAAAGCATGTTGTATAAAGTGCATACTGCAATATagtataaaaagtaaaatataagaACAGTAAGAGCAACTAGATTGAAAACCAGCTATTCATCATTGATGGCTAATGCTTGGTAATTTTTCAGGTCCGTTTTGATAAGCAATTATTGTACTACTGACATTACTAATAAAGAGCTACAAAGACTTACAAACTTAGAAACAAACAACTCATACAGCCCTTCCAGGTGCATGAGTTTCACGGGGACTTGGCTGCCAATACGATCTGCTTCAAATCTTCTAGTAAAAACAGTGCCCATATTCTGGATTCCAATATATGCTTTGCGTGAAGGGTCATGCACAGGGACAAAGGCTGGCCACAAGCTACATACCAAAGTAGTATAAAGACCATTTAATATGCGTCTAATCATAACCTCCTTCGCAAAGACCTCAAGGATAATTTACATTTCTATCAACTTTGACTTCCAAGACTTTGGAGTAATAGGCATGCGATTTGGTATCAGTTCAAAGAAACAGTGTACTGTACAAGTTTCAGTTGACGATGATAAAGCTAATGTGGTATTACTGGCTAAAAGAGATCGTACCTGCCACAGTTAGACAAAGCAATAGCAACTGCACTCAGAAGCTTGCTGGACTCTGGTGTATCAAGAAGCACCCCACTGGCACTTTGTGGAGCAATCAACTAGAAGATGCAaggtaattaataaaatatcgaATAGGTAAATGGGAAAGAATAATTTCAACAACAAAACGTGGAATTAAAGCGTACCAGAAAATCCTTCACCCCAAAGCAAAGCTGGAGATCATGTGAATTACTGTTCCAATTATCAATTCCAGCTGCATCAGTCAGATACTGAATTACGAAACAGAAAATGCAGTTTCTCCAAAGATAAAAACGCAATATTTTGAAATCATATACCTTGTTGGCTACCATCATTATCAATTAGAAAGTAGAACTCCATGCAATAGCTCTTTGAGACATCTTTAAGTTCGTGTTTGACTGTAAACAGATTCTTTGAATCCTCCACTGCAACGGCACCTTTTTCCTACACTCACATAATGCAGGCAACCTTAGTTAAAGGTCAAGCAGATAACTAAACTAAAGTGGATTCTTTAATATAAGTCAAGCTCCATCTTTgatcatcaaaattcaaaatagtaGAACTAGCTATAAGTTCCGGCCAGATGGAAAAATCGGAGAGTATACATTCCTGTGATTCTAACGAGCTCAGAAAGTCACATATGGATGAAACCATTAGGAAAAGCAAACTTACCACCAGGTTTTTGGGACCATTGGCTAACCATTGACGACAAGTTGCTTCAATATCTGAAATAAACCTAAAAAGCAACGGAATCAGTGGTGACACTcgaaacagaaaagaacaatgCAGTAATTGAGTCCAAGCAATTCAAACCATGAAGATGGATGTATGTATACCTTTCCCAGGAAGAAGCTAGAGTGAAATCATCGAAATGTTGCACCTGCAAAACAATTTCATGATCCATGAATACAAAAAGGACAGCAGAATAGAACATGAAGAAGAGGCTTTAAGAGTTAGTAACTGTGGCATACCTCTTcttccacatcatcatcatcttcttcttcgagaggATTAAATTTGCTTGAAGAAGCCATATAATAAATTAGGTAGCGAATCcctctctatctatctatctagctTTGTACTTCTGGGTAAGGAAAGGAACTCTTGCAGATCCTCCGATcacacagaggaagaagagatccgGCTTCGCGAAAGAAAGAACAACGACGACGATGAGGGGTAAAAAGTTACTGATGAAACGTCGTCGTTGGAACCTGACTTGGGACTTTTGACAAACGACAAGAACAACGCGTGCCGTTTCGTTTGAGTAGAAAACGTTGCGAAGTTTTCCACTTATCCCGACGATCACAAAGAGGCCAATATTAATGGGCCTAATATTGGCCCATTATAATACTGATATAATTCAAACCTGACTCAACATGTGTTTGAAAAGGATTTATtaggaaaacaaatcaagatttgtacttctttaccaaaaaaaaaaaaaatcaagatttgtaCTAATCTGTTGTTGTCATCCTAATAAATTCCTAATAATACAGAATAATTTTAGGATTGGTGAATGGTGATCATTTAAAACTAAACACAATTATGTATGCAGGGACCACAGTCCACAACTAAGAGATAAATTATCTCaaagaaattaaatgaaattggTCCAACACATAATtacaattacaaaaacaattaatactaataaagaaaaaaatacaggAGAGCGTAGTAGTGAGTGGATCGAGAGTGTGAGAAATCGTACTGCTTTTAACACATAAATGACTCAGTCGTACTCAGTAAAGCCAACCAAAAGAGAGATGTAAGtagaaatctaaattaaa harbors:
- the LOC104761950 gene encoding rab3 GTPase-activating protein catalytic subunit-like, with the protein product MASSSKFNPLEEEDDDDVEEEVQHFDDFTLASSWERFISDIEATCRQWLANGPKNLVEKGAVAVEDSKNLFTVKHELKDVSKSYCMEFYFLIDNDGSQQAGIDNWNSNSHDLQLCFGVKDFLLIAPQSASGVLLDTPESSKLLSAVAIALSNCGSLWPAFVPVHDPSRKAYIGIQNMGTVFTRRFEADRIGSQVPVKLMHLEGLYELFVSKFVYSGVDFSMHNFKVHFMMRLTYQTFPYDEEDDENDMDDLMGDKADTAENNGSESRNKVLWDDDCPWSEWYSAEDPLRGFELVVTWADRTVESTLEMAELENASPHDAEKWIMHPILSPYLGDPSLGKRIDFASQLLCLVEALDTSFTAQFMEDFVSVENPSSENLKTSVVIPPPSVLDRVIKDLFREGSKLPDFTKGEHKFSRALKAAPLESLFTQFCLHSLWFGNCNIRAIAFLWIEFVREVRWCWEETQPLPKMPFDGSIDLSTCLINQKLHLLAICIEKKREMNEEFLDCIGSDDSSDASVSMEEHHKVDRRRNTSSEADLQRKRDSSIAEDTSNRPRVERKTERTNSENQSPTFRRGSAGPVGTMMLLKSHQRLHAPFTQDPPLMTEDMHEERLQAVEAFGDSLNVPGQLEKDILLSDMSAFKAANPEAVFEDFIRWHSPGDWESFEPKTTETSAGPITEGSKDKWPPCGRLSQRMSDQGNLWRKSWNDAPALQADDQKPLVDPNREGEKIVHYLETVRPDQLLEQMVCTAFRGSADTLNLTNFGNMRQMTSKLEQLYLIIKSTLGALQRNNLPDKGKTVKDLKRLCVVFENVEKLVTVAASIHRKFLDASRLAQVIFSDFYTIYSPTMGMNSNDEENKSRTEMEVSRQEVNLRERQVVSNLFAPPSANQSWRKVLSMGNLLNGHEPILREIIFSTGDDVNNGIHYAAAADVAATNYRKGEEIETHRMYVSGTSNDLRVGLSVTSCD